CGACATGTCCCGCCGCCTCGAGCTCAACTAGAGCCTGTTTTTAGGAGACACTTCCAATGATCAACGCTGTGGGTAAACCCCAGTCCATCCTGCTGCTCGGCGGCGCCTCCGACATGGGGCTCGCCGTGGTCGAGGAGTTCCTGACCCGTGGCTCGGCCCGCGTGGTGCTGGCCGCCCGCCCGGGTGAGGACCTCTCGTCCGCCGTCGGCCGGATGGAATCCGCCGGTGCCTCCTCCGTGGAGACCGTCGGCTTCGACGCCACCGACTTCGACTCCCACCCGGGCGTCTTTGACGAGATCTGGGCCGGTGGCGACATCGACCTCGCTGTCGTCGCCTTCGGTGTGCTCGGCGACAACGAGGTGCAGTGGACCGACCAGAAGCAGGCTGTGCTGGCCGCCCAGGTCAACTACACTGGCGCCGTCTCTGTCGGCGTGCTGCTGTCCAACCGGATGAAGGCACAGGGCCACGGCCAGATTGTGGTGTTCTCCTCCGTCGCCGGTGAGATGGTGCGTCGCTCGAACTTCGTCTACGGCTCCACCAAGGCCGGCGTGGACGGCTTCTACCGGATGCTCGGTGAGGCCCTGCGCGGCACCGGGGTGAAGGTGCTGACCGTGCGCCCCGGCCAGGTCCGCACCAACATGACCGCCGCGCTGGACGACGCCCCACTGACCGTGGACAAGACCGACGCCGCCAAGGCCGTCGCCGCGGGGGTGGACGGTGGCAAGCCGGTCATCTGGATCCACCCGCTGTTCCGCCCGATCATGCTGATCCTGAAGAACCTGCCGCAGTTCATCGTG
The genomic region above belongs to Corynebacterium glyciniphilum AJ 3170 and contains:
- a CDS encoding decaprenylphospho-beta-D-erythro-pentofuranosid-2-ulose 2-reductase, translated to MINAVGKPQSILLLGGASDMGLAVVEEFLTRGSARVVLAARPGEDLSSAVGRMESAGASSVETVGFDATDFDSHPGVFDEIWAGGDIDLAVVAFGVLGDNEVQWTDQKQAVLAAQVNYTGAVSVGVLLSNRMKAQGHGQIVVFSSVAGEMVRRSNFVYGSTKAGVDGFYRMLGEALRGTGVKVLTVRPGQVRTNMTAALDDAPLTVDKTDAAKAVAAGVDGGKPVIWIHPLFRPIMLILKNLPQFIVRRLPL